From the genome of Calditrichota bacterium, one region includes:
- the rplL gene encoding 50S ribosomal protein L7/L12 → MPEAKTKAEEKTAEATTISKNVAKIVESIEKLSVLDLVELIKVLEDKFGVSAQAAMVAPIAAAGGAAGGAAEPEEEKTEFDVVLSSVGDKKIQVIKVVRELTSLGLKEAKDLVDSAPNAVKEGVSKDEAEEIKKKFEEVGATVEIK, encoded by the coding sequence ATGCCTGAAGCGAAAACAAAAGCTGAAGAGAAAACCGCTGAAGCAACGACGATCAGCAAGAATGTAGCGAAAATTGTTGAGTCTATTGAGAAATTATCAGTGTTGGATCTGGTAGAGTTGATCAAAGTTCTGGAAGATAAATTTGGCGTTTCAGCACAAGCGGCCATGGTCGCGCCTATTGCTGCAGCCGGCGGCGCCGCAGGCGGAGCTGCTGAACCTGAAGAAGAAAAAACCGAGTTTGACGTTGTGCTGTCTTCGGTCGGCGACAAGAAAATTCAGGTCATCAAAGTCGTGCGCGAGCTGACTTCTCTGGGTCTGAAAGAAGCAAAAGATTTGGTTGATTCCGCGCCCAATGCGGTCAAAGAAGGCGTCTCCAAAGACGAAGCCGAAGAGATCAAAAAGAAATTTGAAGAAGTTGGCGCCACTGTTGAAATTAAGTAG
- the rplJ gene encoding 50S ribosomal protein L10, translated as MARPEKEKVVEEIAEKITQANGVYLADYKGLDVEEISDLRNKLREAEVEFKVVKNTLARLSVNKIGYEGLLPYLNGPTAMAFALADPLAAAKVLADFAKKNEKLQLKACIFDGTIYGEDRVKEIAQLPSKEQIHAQTVGMISAPLRSLVTVLNGMLASIVNVLDQIKEQKEN; from the coding sequence ATGGCACGCCCGGAAAAGGAAAAAGTAGTTGAAGAAATTGCGGAAAAAATAACCCAGGCAAACGGCGTTTATCTGGCGGACTACAAAGGGTTGGACGTTGAGGAAATCAGCGATTTGCGCAATAAGCTTCGAGAAGCAGAGGTTGAGTTCAAAGTAGTCAAAAATACATTGGCTCGACTTTCAGTAAACAAGATTGGGTACGAAGGATTACTCCCCTATTTGAACGGGCCCACCGCTATGGCGTTTGCGTTGGCAGATCCGTTGGCGGCAGCGAAAGTCCTGGCTGATTTTGCCAAGAAAAACGAAAAGCTGCAATTGAAAGCGTGCATATTTGACGGCACAATTTATGGTGAAGATCGCGTAAAAGAGATTGCTCAACTGCCGTCGAAAGAACAAATTCACGCTCAGACCGTCGGCATGATAAGCGCTCCTCTGCGCAGTCTGGTAACTGTTTTGAACGGAATGCTAGCGTCAATAGTGAATGTTTTGGATCAAATTAAAGAACAAAAAGAAAATTGA